A section of the Streptococcus oriscaviae genome encodes:
- a CDS encoding PTS sugar transporter subunit IIA, whose amino-acid sequence MIQLVVVAHGKFASGILTSLELIAGQVEKIEAIDFIEGMSAQEVKERIKSVISSEEEVLVLTDLLGGTPFKVSVELAAENPDQTIAVISGLNLAMLLDASFSRLTDEFEPLVSKLVNVAKEGVVDSISLLEQGSTSGEECFTDGI is encoded by the coding sequence AGTAGTTGTTGCACATGGGAAATTTGCTAGTGGCATTCTCACTTCTCTTGAGTTAATAGCTGGTCAAGTCGAAAAAATTGAGGCCATTGACTTTATTGAAGGGATGTCAGCTCAAGAGGTAAAAGAGCGGATAAAGTCAGTAATATCAAGTGAAGAAGAGGTGTTGGTTCTAACAGATTTGCTGGGTGGGACCCCATTTAAAGTCAGTGTAGAGTTGGCTGCCGAAAATCCAGATCAAACTATTGCAGTCATATCTGGACTCAACTTAGCTATGTTGCTGGATGCTAGTTTTTCCCGCTTGACAGACGAATTTGAGCCCTTGGTAAGTAAACTAGTTAATGTAGCTAAAGAAGGAGTGGTAGACTCTATCAGCCTTCTGGAGCAAGGTAGCACATCCGGAGAGGAATGCTTCACGGATGGCATTTGA
- a CDS encoding glycoside hydrolase family 88 protein, which produces MIKKVVIEPIRLKEEFKSTPLLTKEEVKAAIELALQQLELNLDYFGEDFPTPATFNNIYPKMDNTEWTNGFWTGVLWLGHEYSASEKMKALAQANTASFLKRVIDRVELDHHDLGFLYSPSCVADYKLTGSLAALEASLKAADKLIERYQEKGGFIQAWGQLGKAEDYRLIIDCLLNLQLLFFAYEQTGKQEYYDIAVNHFYASVNTVIRDDASTFHTFYFDPATGQPLKGVTRQGYNDASSWARGQAWGVYGIPLTYRMVRDLACFDLFKGVTNHFLNRLPEDKVSYWDLIFNDGSGQARDSSATAVAVCGIHEMLKYLPEVDPDKDTYKHAMHTMLRSLIDNYANRDVQPGRPLLLHGVYSWHSGKGVDEGNVWGDYYYLEALLRFYKDWELYW; this is translated from the coding sequence ATGATAAAAAAAGTAGTAATCGAGCCGATTCGGCTAAAAGAAGAGTTCAAATCTACTCCGCTTTTGACCAAAGAAGAAGTAAAGGCTGCGATTGAGTTGGCTCTTCAGCAGTTGGAGTTGAACTTGGATTATTTTGGAGAAGACTTCCCAACTCCGGCAACGTTCAACAACATCTATCCAAAGATGGACAATACCGAATGGACAAACGGTTTTTGGACAGGAGTCCTTTGGTTGGGGCATGAGTATTCTGCAAGTGAAAAAATGAAAGCTCTGGCACAAGCCAATACAGCTTCCTTCTTGAAACGAGTTATCGACCGGGTTGAGTTGGACCACCATGATTTGGGCTTTCTTTATTCACCTTCGTGCGTAGCAGATTACAAGTTGACAGGCAGTCTTGCTGCACTCGAAGCTTCCTTAAAGGCTGCGGATAAATTGATTGAACGTTATCAAGAGAAGGGAGGATTTATTCAAGCCTGGGGTCAGCTGGGCAAAGCTGAGGATTATCGTCTGATTATTGATTGCTTGCTCAACCTGCAGTTGCTCTTTTTTGCCTATGAACAGACGGGCAAGCAAGAGTACTATGATATAGCTGTCAATCATTTCTATGCATCAGTCAACACGGTTATTCGTGACGATGCCTCCACCTTCCATACCTTCTATTTTGATCCTGCAACAGGTCAACCGCTCAAGGGGGTGACACGGCAGGGCTACAACGATGCCTCTTCGTGGGCGCGTGGTCAAGCCTGGGGAGTTTACGGTATTCCTTTGACCTACCGTATGGTAAGAGATTTAGCTTGCTTCGATTTGTTTAAAGGAGTGACCAACCACTTCCTCAATCGGTTGCCGGAAGATAAGGTTTCCTATTGGGATTTGATTTTTAATGATGGTAGCGGTCAGGCGCGTGATTCTTCTGCGACAGCAGTGGCGGTCTGCGGTATTCACGAAATGCTGAAATACTTGCCAGAGGTGGATCCAGACAAGGATACCTACAAGCATGCTATGCACACCATGTTGCGCTCCTTGATAGATAATTATGCTAACCGGGATGTGCAGCCGGGTCGTCCTCTGCTCTTACACGGTGTCTATTCTTGGCATTCAGGAAAAGGTGTGGACGAAGGAAATGTCTGGGGCGATTATTACTATTTAGAAGCTCTGCTTCGTTTTTATAAAGATTGGGAATTATATTGGTAG
- a CDS encoding PTS sugar transporter subunit IIB, producing MATPNIIMARVDERLIHGQGQLWVKSLGCNTVIVANDKVSEDKIQQTLMKTVIPDSVAMRFFSLQKVIDVIHKANPAQTIFLVIKDLPDALTLVKGGVPITELNIGNIHNAPGKTQVTRSIFFGSEDKAVVKELSDVYKVRFNTKTTPSGNDGAAEVNVLDYL from the coding sequence ATGGCTACACCAAATATTATTATGGCCCGTGTGGATGAACGGTTGATTCATGGGCAAGGTCAGCTGTGGGTGAAATCGTTAGGGTGCAACACAGTTATTGTTGCAAATGACAAGGTTAGTGAGGACAAAATCCAGCAAACCTTGATGAAAACAGTGATTCCAGACTCTGTTGCAATGCGATTCTTTTCCTTGCAAAAGGTCATTGATGTGATTCACAAGGCTAATCCGGCCCAGACGATTTTCTTGGTTATCAAGGATTTGCCTGATGCTTTGACCCTTGTCAAGGGCGGGGTGCCAATTACAGAATTAAATATTGGCAATATTCACAATGCGCCTGGTAAAACGCAGGTTACTCGCTCTATTTTCTTCGGTTCAGAAGATAAAGCTGTGGTGAAAGAGTTGAGCGATGTTTACAAGGTTCGCTTTAATACCAAGACGACACCATCAGGTAATGACGGTGCGGCCGAGGTTAATGTATTGGATTATCTTTAA
- a CDS encoding PTS mannose/fructose/sorbose/N-acetylgalactosamine transporter subunit IIC codes for MTISLFQAVLIGLWTAFCFSGLLLGLYTNRCIVLSFGVGIILGDLPTALAMGAISELAYMGFGVGAGGTVPPNPIGPGIFGTLMAITSAGKVTPEAALALSTPIAVGIQFLQTSAYTLHAGAPESAVKHLRAGNLSKFKRAANGTIITFALIGFGLGFLGAYSMDTLLKLVEMIPPVLLTGLSVAGKMLPAIGFAMILSVMAKKELIPFVLLGYVCAAYLQLPVIGIAIVGSIFALKEFFNKPEQVAVKQEEAHDDWI; via the coding sequence ATGACGATCAGTCTATTTCAAGCCGTTCTCATCGGTCTGTGGACAGCTTTCTGTTTCAGCGGGCTCTTATTGGGGCTCTATACCAACCGATGCATTGTTCTTTCGTTTGGTGTGGGAATTATCTTAGGAGACCTTCCGACTGCTTTGGCGATGGGAGCCATCAGCGAATTGGCCTATATGGGCTTTGGTGTTGGTGCTGGTGGAACAGTACCGCCAAATCCAATTGGGCCAGGGATTTTTGGAACCTTAATGGCTATTACAAGTGCTGGTAAGGTTACACCAGAAGCTGCCCTTGCCTTGTCAACTCCTATTGCCGTAGGGATTCAGTTCTTACAAACTTCTGCCTATACCTTGCATGCAGGTGCTCCTGAGTCTGCAGTGAAACATCTTCGAGCAGGCAACCTTTCCAAGTTTAAACGCGCTGCAAATGGCACCATCATTACCTTTGCCCTTATCGGCTTTGGACTTGGTTTCCTCGGTGCTTACTCTATGGACACCCTGCTGAAACTGGTTGAAATGATTCCACCAGTATTGTTGACCGGTTTGAGCGTTGCAGGTAAGATGCTCCCAGCTATCGGTTTTGCGATGATCTTGTCTGTAATGGCTAAGAAAGAATTGATTCCGTTTGTACTACTGGGATATGTTTGTGCAGCCTATCTGCAACTACCTGTTATTGGTATTGCGATTGTTGGTAGTATCTTTGCACTCAAGGAATTCTTTAATAAGCCAGAACAAGTGGCAGTAAAACAGGAGGAAGCACACGATGACTGGATCTAA
- a CDS encoding PTS system mannose/fructose/sorbose family transporter subunit IID has product MTGSKLTKKDYINTSLRAFFLQNGFNYSNYQGIGYANVMYPAFKKHFGDDKEGLTKALEDNCEFYNTNPHFLPFITSLHLVMLENNLPEEETRGIKMALMGPLAGIGDSLSQFVLAPLLSTIAASLAGQGLVMGPILFFLGMNIILTSIKLLTGLYGYKFGTSVIDKLSDQMATISKVANIIGVTVISGLAVTFVKISVPITFAAGELTEGADQKIVTIQGMLDKIAPALLPALFTILVYYLIKNKKWTTYKLVILTVIIGILGSWLGILA; this is encoded by the coding sequence ATGACTGGATCTAAACTAACTAAAAAAGATTATATCAATACTTCTTTACGGGCCTTCTTCCTACAGAATGGCTTCAACTACAGTAATTATCAAGGAATTGGCTATGCAAATGTCATGTATCCAGCTTTTAAAAAGCACTTTGGAGATGACAAAGAAGGCTTGACTAAGGCTTTGGAAGACAACTGTGAATTTTATAATACAAACCCGCACTTTCTGCCGTTTATCACCAGCCTTCACTTGGTTATGCTAGAAAACAATCTTCCTGAAGAAGAAACTCGTGGGATTAAGATGGCACTGATGGGGCCCTTGGCAGGAATTGGTGACTCGCTTTCACAATTTGTATTAGCACCGCTTTTGTCTACGATTGCTGCCTCTCTAGCAGGCCAAGGACTGGTTATGGGGCCGATTCTTTTCTTCCTTGGAATGAACATCATCTTGACCTCTATCAAGTTGTTGACTGGTTTGTATGGCTATAAATTTGGCACCAGCGTGATTGATAAGTTGAGTGACCAAATGGCAACAATTTCCAAGGTAGCCAATATCATCGGAGTAACAGTCATCTCTGGTTTAGCGGTAACCTTTGTAAAAATTTCAGTGCCAATTACCTTTGCAGCAGGTGAATTGACAGAAGGAGCAGATCAGAAAATTGTGACCATCCAGGGAATGCTCGATAAGATTGCTCCTGCATTGCTTCCAGCCTTGTTTACGATTTTGGTTTACTATCTCATCAAGAACAAGAAATGGACAACCTACAAACTAGTTATCCTGACAGTTATCATCGGTATTTTGGGTAGCTGGCTGGGCATCCTTGCATAA
- a CDS encoding preprotein translocase subunit YajC has protein sequence MEQQTLYYVLIILVALLTILPVLTSYVNRKRQQKALEEQLEKRQRYLSTLQAGDEVILFSGLHGKIIKLTDSLVELQIAEGVLVYVEKESIMGKAKELLFTK, from the coding sequence ATGGAACAACAAACTCTCTACTATGTACTAATTATTTTAGTAGCTCTATTGACCATACTTCCTGTACTCACTTCTTATGTCAATCGTAAGCGACAACAAAAAGCACTTGAGGAGCAACTGGAAAAACGCCAACGCTACTTATCAACCTTACAGGCTGGAGATGAGGTTATCCTCTTCTCTGGGCTGCATGGGAAAATCATCAAACTAACAGACAGCTTGGTAGAATTGCAGATTGCAGAAGGTGTTCTTGTTTACGTTGAAAAAGAGTCGATTATGGGAAAAGCCAAAGAACTACTTTTTACGAAGTAG